GTCGGCGAGACACGCGCCTAAATTCCAGCGTTCGAGAAAGGCAAGCCAGCTAAAGCCGCGGATTTGATACGGACGAAGTTCGCCTTGAAAACTTTTTGGTGGGGGTAATAAAGCGATCGCCTGATTATTTGTCAATGCGGACATCAATTCTTGTAGCGCTCCCGTTGCTTCAAAATCGACAACGGGTAGTTTTTCAATGACTAAGCTGTCGCCAGTACTCAAACGTAAAGCATCTTCGAGTGACAGCGATAACTTATCTTTGCGACTTGCAAAAAAGCTTTGAGCCGTTTTGATATCTTGCGGTCGCAGTTCTACCCACTCGCCGTTGATTTCCACTAAGGGGCTATTCAATGCGACTAAGCGGTCAAATTCAGCTTTCGATAAAGTTTGTCCGCCAATGGCTAATTCCCACTCGAAATTTAATAAACTCTGCAACCCCACTCCTTGTTTTTGACGCGGTGTCACAGCGCGGATTTTCAACCCTAAGCGATTTGCCCAACCTTCACGATTTGCTAAACTCGGCGGTAAAATCACTCCTAATCCGCTATCTGTAAATTTTGCTGCGATTGATTTGATAAATTCGTAGGCTTCCAGGGGCGTTAAACAACACGACGTCGGATATTGCTCGTCTAAACTTGCTGCTATGGGAGCAAATAAACGCGAAGCTAGCCCTAATCCTCTTAACAACGTTTCTTGTGGTTGATGAATTGTGCGATCGCCAATTACCCACTCAGCAACCGGATGACGCCAAACGCTTGCTGCATCGACAACAAATTCGGGATCGCTAGCTGCTTGCAAACCGTATGCTAACGTCCACTCGTTACCTGTTGCGGGTGGATGCAAGATAAAACAAGTCCGAATTTGAGCTTGGTTAATTTGATACTGGAGCGGTGCTGTCCATGCGTTCAGTACGGCGACTAATCTTTCAAGTTGGTTGGGTGCGGCTTTGACAATTTTGTCTGGTGTTGTTAATGCTTGCAACCATTCTGGTATTGGAGAGGGTGCGTTTGGCGGTATAGTGCCATTGAGTATGGTTCTTATTTGCACGTCTATGGTGCTATCTAAAAAGCTTAATATCACTTCTTGCGGCGACGGTTGGGTTGCATCGTCATTGTCTGCTGCACCAGTGCGATAAGCAAGACAAACACCAGGTATGACTTTCGCAAATTTTTCGAGTCGTGAAGTATCGATGGCGCTATCTAAAAGCGATCGCCAGCTAGCCTTGAATGAATCATCAAATTTCTCTAAGGCAGGTAAGAACTTGCAGCGACTGAGAAGAGCCAAACTCCAACGCGCAACGTGCGACCAAAAGCGTAAATCGCCTCCTAGGTACTCGTCCACTTGGCTAGCACTACCCAATGGTAACGAACTGAGAAATTGAAAGGCAGCTAAAGGTTCTAAAAGTAAGCCTTGCACGCGCCAAGGTTTGAGCGTATAGTCAGCGTCTTGAGATGCGGCTGAATGGACGGGATAGCCTGTATCAGGATCGGTTGGTAAGGCAAATATAGCAGTGGGCGATCGCGCGATTTCTACCACGCCAGTCGCTTGTCTCGATTTTCCTTTACGAGTGCGTTCAGTAGTAGCCGTTTCCGTCACTGGCAACGCCGATTTTAAGATGTCGCGCGATACTTGTGGCAAAAAATCAGTTTTGTGCAGCCATTCGTTTAATTCCACTGGAGTCATTGCCAACGGATGGTCTAAGTTCTCTGTTGACGAGGGTGCTATCCTACTCAAAGCGCGCCACGTTTCTCCCCAAATGAATAAACTGTGGTTTTCAATTAGCCAACTTCCATGTAAAATTGCCATTTACCAACTACTCAATCTGACACAAATACTTCTGTTTATTTAAGTTAATCAATATGCTAATTCAGTTAGCATAAGATTTACTATAAATTTTTCTATTTTTAGTTTTATCAGGATATGTTTTATTAAAGCTAACAGCAAGTTTAATGATAAATACTCTTACTTTCTGTACTTATTAAAGTTTTGGCTAAAAATATCAAATTATCGACAAGCTAAAACTTTTACCCTAAAAAATAAATACAGCAACTTAATGTATTATATATAATTTATCGCTTTCCAAATTTAAAAATATTTGCGCCTAAAATAATAGAGCTATAAAATATTTATTTTGAATAAAACCTTAGCAATTACCTACATTATTAAACCAGTCTTCTAACTACAATACTCGTGAGTTAGATACGCTAGATTTATTCTATAACCAGAATAGCATTTTTAAGCAAAAACTAGATTGCTGCGAGTTATAGTATAAGCGTTAAAATCCAGGAATTTAGAGCACCGCAACATTCGCTTTGTTTTTTTTGAGGCAAAAATTCTGAAAACGTGGAAGTATTAACCAATTCTCAGCCATGGCTTCAGCTAATGGACGTTTATCCGATGTATTGACGATTTATGTAAAATACCGTAAGTACCCTCTGCAAGTTTGAGTAAAAAAACTTACTTCATTTAACTAGGGCAACCTTCGTTTGACTAAATACACATATAAACTTGAAATCTTACGTCTTAATCCTCGTAACATTAGTACTTATTTTGTCCTGCGCTGTAAGGCAGTTACAGGGCTAGAAATGCTAGGATTGCCACAGAAAAAGAAAGTGATAAAGAAGGACAAAAAACTTAATGGTAGAGATTGATAGGTCAATATCCTTTGATGGAAGGGATATTAGATTGACCGTAGGTCTACTAGCACCCCAAGCTGGTGGGTCAGTTTTAATGCAATCTGGGGATACTGCTGTGTTAGTCACAGCTACCCGCTCTGCCGCAAGGGAAGGCATTGATTTTTTGCCGCTAACGGTAGATTATGAAGAAAGACTATATTCCGTTGGTCGGATTCCTGGTGGTTTTCTCCGGCGCGAGGGTCGCCCACCAGAAAAAGCAATTCTCACCAGCCGTTTAATTGACCGTCCACTCCGCCCTTTATTTCCTCAGTGGTTGCGCGATGACCTACAGATTGTAGCAACAACTTTATCAATGGACGAACTAGTGCCACCCGATGTATTAGCTGTGACGGGTGCATCACTAGCGGTATTGTTAGCCAAAATACCGTTTGATGGTCCGATGGCAGCAGTGCGCGTTGGTTTAGTCGGAGACGACTTTATCATTAATCCCACGTATGCAGAAATAGAGGCTGGAGATTTAGATTTAGTTGTCGCCGGATCGCCAGCGGGCGTAATTATGGTGGAAGCGGGAGCCAATCAGTTGCCCGAGCAAGACATCATTGAGGCAATTGATTTCGGTTATGAAGCTGTACAAGACTTAATTCAGGCGCAAAGAGACTTGATAGCGGATTTGGGAATAGAGACGGCATACGAGGAACCACCCCCTGAAGTCGAACCGGTATTAGTCGAGTTTATTCGCGATCGCGCCGAAGCGCCAGTGAAACAAATTTTGTCGCAATTTGACCTCGACAAAAATAGCCGCGATGCTGCACTAGATGCCATTAAAGAAGAAATCGTTGCAGCGATCGCCGAACTTCCCGAAGAAGACCCGATTCAAGTTGCTGCCACGACAAACAGCAAAGCTGTAGGCAACATATTCAAAGACTTAACCAAAAAACTCATGCGCCGTCAAATTGTGGAAGACGGCGTCCGCGTTGATGGTCGTAAGCTTGATGAAGTTCGCCCAGTGTCCTGTCGTGTAGGTGTTCTGCCGAAGCGAGTTCATGGCAGTGGCTTGTTTAATCGCGGACTCACCCAAGTGCTATCTGCGTGTACGCTAGGTACGCCAGGAGACGCCCAAGCCTTATCTGACGATCTGCAACAAGACTTAGAAAAGCGCTATATCCATCACTACAACTTCCCACCCTTTTCCGTAGGAGAAACTAAGCCACTGCGTGCCCCAGGACGCCGGGAAATCGGTCACGGTGCGCTCGCCGAACGCGCTCTCGTACCAGTATTACCACCTAAAAATGAGTTTCCCTACGTCATTCGTGTCGTCTCCGAAGTTCTCTCGTCTAACGGTTCTACCTCAATGGGTTCGGTTTGCGGTTCGACGCTGGCGTTAATGGATGCAGGCGTGCCCATTATTAAACCTGTCAGTGGCGCAGCGATGGGTTTAATCAAAGAAGGCGATGAAGTCCGCGTTCTTACCGATATCCAAGGTATAGAAGACTTTTTGGGCGACATGGACTTTAAAGTTGCAGGTACAGATAGCGGAATTACAGCCTTGCAAATGGATATGAAAATTCCTGGTCTATCATTAGACATCATCGAGCAAGCAATTCAGCAAGCCTTACCAGCGCGATTGCATATTTTAGAAAAAATGCTGCAAGCGATCGACAAGCCGCGCTCTACAATGTCGCCTTTTGCCCCGCGGCTACTCACAATTAAGATCGATCCAGAAATGATCGGCATGTTAATTGGACCTGGGGGCAAAACAATTAAAGGCATTACCGAAGAAACAGGAGCCAAAATCGATATTGAAGACGACGGTACAGTAACCATCTCTGCTGTTGACGAAAGCAAAGCTAAACGGGCAAGAAATATCGTTCAAGCTATGACCCGCAAGCTGAACGAAGGTGATGTTTATGCTGGGAGAGTCACTCGTATTATTCCGATAGGCGCTTTTGTCGAATTTTTACCAGGCAAAGAAGGGATGATTCATATTTCTCAACTCGCCGATTATCGCGTAGGTAGAGTCGAAGATGAAGTCGCTGTGGGTGATGAAGTAATTGTCAAAGTTAGAGAGTTAGATAGTAAAGGTCGAATCAACCTGACACGTTTGGGAATTCATCCCGATCAAGCCGCTGCAGCACGCGAAGCTGCATCAATGAATCAATAATCTATTCACAGCAATTAGCAGTGAGCGGTTGGCAATTAGCTAAAGACGAATGGCTAATAGCTAATCGCTTTGTTAATTTGCAACTTGGTTTACATCTATCCTGTTTTAACCCTGACCTCTACCGTCGTCTGCTATAGAATCA
The Chroococcidiopsis sp. TS-821 genome window above contains:
- a CDS encoding DEAD/DEAH box helicase; translation: MAILHGSWLIENHSLFIWGETWRALSRIAPSSTENLDHPLAMTPVELNEWLHKTDFLPQVSRDILKSALPVTETATTERTRKGKSRQATGVVEIARSPTAIFALPTDPDTGYPVHSAASQDADYTLKPWRVQGLLLEPLAAFQFLSSLPLGSASQVDEYLGGDLRFWSHVARWSLALLSRCKFLPALEKFDDSFKASWRSLLDSAIDTSRLEKFAKVIPGVCLAYRTGAADNDDATQPSPQEVILSFLDSTIDVQIRTILNGTIPPNAPSPIPEWLQALTTPDKIVKAAPNQLERLVAVLNAWTAPLQYQINQAQIRTCFILHPPATGNEWTLAYGLQAASDPEFVVDAASVWRHPVAEWVIGDRTIHQPQETLLRGLGLASRLFAPIAASLDEQYPTSCCLTPLEAYEFIKSIAAKFTDSGLGVILPPSLANREGWANRLGLKIRAVTPRQKQGVGLQSLLNFEWELAIGGQTLSKAEFDRLVALNSPLVEINGEWVELRPQDIKTAQSFFASRKDKLSLSLEDALRLSTGDSLVIEKLPVVDFEATGALQELMSALTNNQAIALLPPPKSFQGELRPYQIRGFSWLAFLERWNLGACLADDMGLGKTIQFIAFMLHQKEQGALENPTLLVCPTSVLGNWEREVKKFAPQLKVMLHHGDKRPKGKTFVTAARKHDLVITSYALIHRDLKDLQSVSWQGIVLDEAQNIKNPEAKQSQSIRQLESSFRIALTGTPVENRLQELWSILDFLNPGYLGTRQFFQRRFAMPIEKYGDVDSLTQLRSLVQPFILRRVKTDRDIIQDLPEKQEMTEFCGISPEQAALYQQVVEESLAEIESAEGLQRRGMILALLVKLKQICNHPVLYFKQDKITQPRQSGKLLRLGEMLEEALAEGDRALIFTQFAEWGKLLQPYLQQHLQREILFLYGSTSKKQREEIIDRFQHDPQGPPIMILSLKAGGVGLNLTRANHVFHFDRWWNPAVENQATDRVFRIGQTRNVLVHKFVCTGTLEEKIHEMIESKKALAEQVVGAGEQWLTELDTDQLRNLLVLDRNAVIDEDAE
- a CDS encoding polyribonucleotide nucleotidyltransferase — translated: MVEIDRSISFDGRDIRLTVGLLAPQAGGSVLMQSGDTAVLVTATRSAAREGIDFLPLTVDYEERLYSVGRIPGGFLRREGRPPEKAILTSRLIDRPLRPLFPQWLRDDLQIVATTLSMDELVPPDVLAVTGASLAVLLAKIPFDGPMAAVRVGLVGDDFIINPTYAEIEAGDLDLVVAGSPAGVIMVEAGANQLPEQDIIEAIDFGYEAVQDLIQAQRDLIADLGIETAYEEPPPEVEPVLVEFIRDRAEAPVKQILSQFDLDKNSRDAALDAIKEEIVAAIAELPEEDPIQVAATTNSKAVGNIFKDLTKKLMRRQIVEDGVRVDGRKLDEVRPVSCRVGVLPKRVHGSGLFNRGLTQVLSACTLGTPGDAQALSDDLQQDLEKRYIHHYNFPPFSVGETKPLRAPGRREIGHGALAERALVPVLPPKNEFPYVIRVVSEVLSSNGSTSMGSVCGSTLALMDAGVPIIKPVSGAAMGLIKEGDEVRVLTDIQGIEDFLGDMDFKVAGTDSGITALQMDMKIPGLSLDIIEQAIQQALPARLHILEKMLQAIDKPRSTMSPFAPRLLTIKIDPEMIGMLIGPGGKTIKGITEETGAKIDIEDDGTVTISAVDESKAKRARNIVQAMTRKLNEGDVYAGRVTRIIPIGAFVEFLPGKEGMIHISQLADYRVGRVEDEVAVGDEVIVKVRELDSKGRINLTRLGIHPDQAAAAREAASMNQ